In one window of Tumebacillus algifaecis DNA:
- a CDS encoding GNAT family N-acetyltransferase produces MTIEARTQVSPTELEEITALASLVRQQDKVALKLVLDLVKNRSGDVVNDFLFYQDGQLIGYLGMYGFNKKEIEISGMVHPAHRRQGVFTRLYEAAKDECAARGYQNMLFIVEEDALPAEAFARKIGAAYAFSEYGMDLKGAGSAPQGGDVELVRAQTKEDAAVIAHLMAVGFGLSEADMRDNIANDLNNPNRQVYLGVVEGRQIAAISISLSEADTAFYYGFVVEPEQRGKGYGRYILWTLVNRLQAAGRSRHALEVATENRKALGLYQSIGFELTTAFGYYRLPL; encoded by the coding sequence GACGATCGAAGCACGAACGCAAGTATCACCGACAGAATTGGAAGAGATCACTGCGCTGGCAAGCCTGGTCAGGCAACAGGACAAAGTGGCGCTCAAGCTGGTTCTTGATCTGGTGAAAAACCGCAGTGGGGATGTGGTGAATGACTTCCTGTTCTATCAGGATGGTCAGTTGATCGGCTACTTAGGCATGTATGGTTTTAACAAAAAAGAGATTGAGATCAGCGGCATGGTGCACCCGGCACATCGTCGTCAAGGCGTATTCACACGACTGTACGAAGCGGCGAAGGACGAGTGTGCGGCGCGAGGTTACCAAAACATGTTGTTCATCGTGGAAGAGGATGCGCTGCCAGCAGAGGCATTTGCAAGAAAAATCGGCGCAGCGTACGCGTTTTCCGAGTATGGGATGGATCTGAAAGGAGCGGGCTCAGCGCCTCAAGGTGGTGACGTAGAGCTGGTACGGGCGCAAACGAAGGAGGATGCGGCGGTGATCGCGCATTTGATGGCGGTTGGGTTTGGGCTTTCGGAAGCTGACATGCGAGACAACATCGCCAACGACTTGAACAACCCGAACCGCCAGGTCTACCTTGGGGTCGTCGAGGGTCGGCAGATCGCCGCGATCTCGATCAGTTTAAGTGAGGCGGATACCGCATTTTACTACGGATTCGTCGTTGAGCCAGAGCAGCGCGGCAAAGGATATGGGCGCTATATCCTCTGGACGCTGGTCAATCGGCTACAGGCGGCGGGACGTTCGCGCCATGCGCTCGAGGTAGCAACCGAAAACCGCAAAGCGCTCGGGCTCTATCAATCGATCGGGTTTGAGCTGACCACAGCGTTCGGCTATTACCGTCTGCCGTTGTAA